Part of the Limihaloglobus sulfuriphilus genome is shown below.
TTATAATGCACGCACATATAAACTGCTTCTGCGGCGCTGCCGGCGATATGCTCAACGCCGCCCTTATTGACTGCGGACTCGAGGTAAAAGAGCTCGAAACCGCCCTTAAATCACTCAATCTGCCCGAATACCGCGGCATAAAGACCGAAAAAGTGATCCGATCAGGCATTTCAGCGGTAAAATTTACGCCGCTCTTCGACGAGCCGGACGAGACGCACCATGGACATCACCATAAACATGAGCATGACCATGAACACAAGCACAATCACGACCACCATGGACACGAACATCACGGCCATGACCACCATCATGAACATAACCACAGTCATGAAACGCACCATCATCACGCTCCGCACCGCAACCTGCCCGGCATCACGGCTATAATACAGGAATCTGAACTGCCCGAAAAGGTGAAAAAAGATGCCGTTGCAGTGTTTGAGCTGCTCGCCGCCGCCGAGGCAAAGGTGCACGGCAAGGGCATAAACGAGGTACATTTCCATGAGGTCGGCGCGACAGACTCAATTCTTGACATTGTCGGCGTATGTTTCGCCATATATCGGCTGGGTATCCAAACCGTCTCGGCATATCCGATAAACGTCGGCGGAGGCACCGTAAAATGCGCCCACGGCATCATGCCCGTACCTGCGCCGGCGACGCTGAACCTGCTCGAGGGTGTGCCGTTTGGTTCCGGGCCGGTTGAGAAGGAGCTGCTCACCCCAACCGCCGCGGCATTGCTCAGGCACTTTGTTACAGATTTTACACCCATGCCGGAGATAACCGCCAAAAAATCGGGCTACGGCG
Proteins encoded:
- the larC gene encoding nickel pincer cofactor biosynthesis protein LarC, which translates into the protein MHAHINCFCGAAGDMLNAALIDCGLEVKELETALKSLNLPEYRGIKTEKVIRSGISAVKFTPLFDEPDETHHGHHHKHEHDHEHKHNHDHHGHEHHGHDHHHEHNHSHETHHHHAPHRNLPGITAIIQESELPEKVKKDAVAVFELLAAAEAKVHGKGINEVHFHEVGATDSILDIVGVCFAIYRLGIQTVSAYPINVGGGTVKCAHGIMPVPAPATLNLLEGVPFGSGPVEKELLTPTAAALLRHFVTDFTPMPEITAKKSGYGAGTLEFDNIPNTTLITLGSVGGKSQTPTETVFMLEADIDDAAGEMIGDAAEKLRAAGALDVLTIPVFMKDSRPGTRLSVLAKPQTAQKLEAIIFQSGITLGIRRQSITRSTLPREIKTVETPYGSIDVKTAVHGGLQVFAKPEFKQCVSAAGKHGVPVKIVISAAMENLHKK